From a single bacterium genomic region:
- a CDS encoding Asp23/Gls24 family envelope stress response protein produces the protein MEERIEPGIGMVKVSDEVVGIIAGLATMEVEGISGMSGGIADGFAKLLTGSQLTKGVKIEVGEKEVAIDAYVIVTYGVNIPEVAWKVQENVKQAVEKMTGLMVAEVNVFIQGVCVKNQEDEGVNKEVS, from the coding sequence ATGGAGGAAAGAATAGAGCCGGGCATAGGGATGGTAAAAGTTTCTGATGAGGTAGTTGGAATTATTGCCGGACTTGCTACTATGGAAGTAGAAGGAATTTCTGGAATGAGTGGAGGAATTGCTGATGGCTTTGCTAAACTTTTGACTGGTTCTCAGTTAACCAAAGGAGTAAAGATTGAAGTTGGAGAAAAAGAAGTCGCGATTGATGCTTATGTCATAGTTACTTATGGAGTAAATATACCTGAAGTAGCTTGGAAAGTGCAAGAAAATGTCAAGCAAGCAGTAGAAAAGATGACTGGTTTAATGGTGGCGGAAGTAAATGTATTTATTCAAGGAGTGTGTGTTAAAAACCAAGAGGATGAAGGGGTAAATAAAGAAGTTAGTTAA
- the amaP gene encoding alkaline shock response membrane anchor protein AmaP — protein MKILSRVFISLSILILMAIGVVLILNNSSLFSFQFFVEDYFKENMELFYLTIGIVFFVVSFLATYVTFSGHKKDKAITLYGKFGEIKIALYALEDYIKRICLKEPFIKTVSVNVFLKKKNIVAKIKAVICSGYNIPEIISKIQINVKGFLENDLNFSEESEIKIFISKILPSEDKKNIALKEKEEKESNYYEQ, from the coding sequence GTGAAGATTTTAAGTAGAGTTTTTATAAGTTTATCTATATTAATCCTTATGGCGATAGGAGTAGTCCTTATCCTTAATAATAGCAGCTTATTTTCTTTCCAATTTTTTGTCGAAGATTACTTTAAAGAAAATATGGAGCTATTTTACTTAACGATAGGTATTGTCTTCTTTGTAGTAAGTTTCTTAGCTACTTATGTTACTTTTAGCGGCCACAAGAAAGACAAGGCTATCACTCTTTACGGAAAGTTTGGAGAGATAAAGATTGCTTTATATGCCTTAGAAGATTATATTAAAAGAATTTGCCTTAAAGAACCTTTTATCAAGACAGTCTCGGTTAATGTTTTCTTAAAGAAGAAGAACATTGTGGCTAAAATTAAAGCAGTTATTTGTTCTGGTTATAATATCCCAGAGATAATTTCTAAGATTCAAATTAATGTTAAAGGATTTTTAGAGAATGATCTTAATTTTAGTGAAGAAAGCGAAATTAAAATATTTATTTCTAAAATTCTTCCCTCGGAGGATAAAAAAAATATAGCTCTTAAAGAAAAGGAAGAAAAAGAAAGTAATTATTATGAACAATAA
- a CDS encoding DUF2273 domain-containing protein produces MNNKLLERIKTLINKYPERFMGAALGLIAGLTIIIFGALKTFIILFCILVGFFIGKLREM; encoded by the coding sequence ATGAACAATAAGTTATTAGAAAGAATTAAGACCTTAATTAATAAATATCCTGAAAGGTTTATGGGAGCAGCGTTAGGATTAATAGCAGGGTTGACAATTATTATCTTTGGAGCGCTAAAGACTTTTATTATCCTCTTCTGTATCTTAGTTGGTTTTTTTATTGGTAAATTACGAGAAATGTAA
- a CDS encoding thiamine-phosphate pyrophosphorylase produces the protein MQREKEDLKEKFKQIIDANANRAREGIRVIEEVARFILEDKDLTIRLKEIRHQITKYIKELNPDKPFIFSRESSSDLGAKINLDSEKKRFGLSCLIEANFKRVEEAIRVLEEFLKVYQEEESNKFKDLRFEVYQVEKELNLIINEHYR, from the coding sequence ATGCAGAGAGAAAAAGAAGATCTTAAAGAGAAGTTCAAGCAAATTATTGATGCTAATGCCAATCGAGCTAGAGAAGGAATCAGAGTTATAGAAGAAGTAGCTCGTTTTATTTTAGAAGATAAAGATTTAACGATTAGATTAAAAGAAATTAGACACCAGATTACTAAATATATTAAGGAATTAAATCCTGATAAGCCCTTTATCTTTAGCCGAGAAAGTAGTTCTGATTTAGGAGCTAAGATTAATTTAGATAGCGAAAAGAAGCGATTTGGTTTATCTTGCTTAATAGAGGCCAATTTTAAGAGAGTGGAAGAAGCAATCAGGGTTTTAGAAGAGTTTTTAAAGGTTTATCAGGAAGAAGAGAGTAATAAATTTAAAGATTTAAGATTTGAAGTTTACCAAGTAGAAAAGGAACTGAATTTAATCATAAATGAACATTATAGATAA
- a CDS encoding glycosyltransferase family 4 protein, producing the protein MNIIDKYLTLSESKDQDKEKKIDSLLKEPRAKYLMEILSLGLNAYQGKDYQESLAYLALANKLSGYESCRLLETIYVVGETTGDFTEVLNAIVKFARQAFKSQRFDLALEAYSVIYAELFSRKYDPQGLDEDLSKEAEEAYREITGVCKKKIAYLLKKPTKKKDKINLAHVVGNLIDDTHSPSKLVKGFINFHDYERFNLSVFSSEVYVKRDNPCFPVYNTLPSSYRRAPKLVSLMKEKKVKFFATPVDGSQTESALILAQELISNDIDIAIFHSSMASSIDCIVAGLKTVPLQIVLSHGGDVRSGGIDAVLYLNETPYEVNKDYWKKRGVKAFSLEGFFDVDEELKGTLPKKEEFNIPKEAKVLITASNHLEKRLSEEFLEVVVKILKENKEAYYLVVGRGNLDKQKDLLQRAGVVERVIFTGPRQDAPLLIKMADVYLNEFPAGGGFTTLEAMAAKKPIAAMNYSQEHTQCIAANYIGKDLAIKSKDYQGYLELTNKLIRDEEYRLSIGEKMRKRYEEKHSPLEVVRDYEEVILKLYQNAL; encoded by the coding sequence ATGAACATTATAGATAAATACCTAACTCTTTCAGAGAGTAAAGACCAAGATAAAGAAAAAAAGATTGACTCTTTACTTAAAGAACCAAGAGCTAAGTATCTCATGGAGATACTTAGCTTAGGATTAAATGCTTATCAAGGGAAAGATTATCAAGAATCTTTAGCTTATCTGGCTTTAGCTAATAAATTATCAGGTTATGAAAGTTGTCGGTTATTAGAGACAATATATGTGGTCGGAGAGACTACCGGTGACTTTACCGAGGTCTTAAATGCAATCGTTAAATTTGCTCGCCAGGCTTTTAAGAGCCAGCGGTTTGATCTGGCTTTAGAAGCTTACAGTGTAATCTATGCTGAATTATTTAGCAGAAAGTATGATCCTCAAGGTTTGGATGAGGACCTATCCAAGGAAGCAGAAGAAGCTTATCGAGAAATAACCGGGGTTTGTAAAAAAAAGATAGCTTATTTACTTAAAAAACCAACCAAAAAGAAAGATAAGATAAATTTAGCTCATGTGGTAGGAAATTTAATTGATGACACTCATTCTCCTTCTAAGTTAGTCAAGGGCTTTATTAATTTCCATGATTATGAAAGATTTAATTTATCTGTCTTTTCTTCTGAAGTCTATGTAAAAAGAGACAACCCCTGCTTTCCTGTTTATAACACACTACCTTCTAGTTATAGGCGGGCACCGAAATTAGTTAGTTTAATGAAGGAAAAGAAGGTGAAATTCTTTGCTACCCCGGTAGATGGTTCTCAGACTGAAAGTGCTTTAATTTTAGCTCAAGAGTTAATCTCCAATGATATTGATATTGCTATATTTCACTCCAGTATGGCTTCTTCTATTGATTGTATTGTGGCTGGCCTAAAGACAGTTCCCTTACAGATAGTTTTAAGCCATGGAGGTGATGTTCGGAGTGGAGGAATAGATGCTGTTTTATATCTTAATGAGACCCCTTACGAGGTAAATAAGGATTATTGGAAAAAGAGAGGAGTAAAAGCATTTTCCTTAGAGGGTTTTTTTGATGTAGATGAAGAATTAAAAGGCACTTTACCTAAGAAAGAAGAGTTTAATATTCCAAAAGAAGCTAAGGTCTTAATTACAGCTAGTAATCATTTAGAGAAAAGGTTAAGCGAAGAGTTCTTAGAAGTAGTAGTGAAGATCTTAAAAGAAAATAAAGAAGCTTATTACTTAGTAGTAGGAAGGGGAAATCTTGATAAACAAAAAGATCTTTTACAGAGAGCCGGAGTGGTCGAGAGGGTAATATTTACTGGACCTCGGCAAGATGCTCCTTTATTAATCAAGATGGCTGATGTCTATTTAAATGAATTTCCTGCCGGAGGTGGGTTTACGACTTTAGAAGCTATGGCAGCCAAGAAACCAATTGCGGCTATGAATTATAGCCAAGAACATACTCAATGTATTGCGGCTAATTACATAGGCAAGGATTTGGCCATTAAGAGTAAAGATTATCAAGGTTACCTTGAATTGACTAATAAACTAATTAGAGATGAAGAGTATCGGCTAAGTATTGGTGAAAAAATGAGAAAGAGGTACGAGGAAAAGCATTCTCCTCTTGAAGTAGTAAGAGATTATGAAGAAGTAATCTTAAAATTATATCAAAATGCCCTATGA
- the thiE gene encoding thiamine phosphate synthase, with amino-acid sequence MIYPIIDDNFVERDQVLEVAFNFIKSGIKVFQYRAKNTSLEDILSLSYDLTKLSQKHKVRFIVNDYLEIALKVKADGVHLGQDDVDPKKAREILGLDKIIGISTHTLKQAQEAKINGADYISFGPIFKTSTKKDAFKVRGVELLRRVILRVDLPIVAIGGINRENMKEVLGTEVSGIAFIAEIYKSPELLNNLLSLRDIAYNTRKRKD; translated from the coding sequence TTGATTTATCCAATCATTGATGATAACTTTGTAGAAAGAGATCAGGTTTTAGAAGTAGCTTTTAACTTTATAAAGAGTGGCATCAAGGTCTTTCAATACCGAGCTAAGAATACTTCCTTAGAAGATATTTTATCTTTAAGTTATGATTTGACAAAACTTTCCCAAAAGCATAAAGTAAGGTTTATTGTTAATGATTATCTGGAGATAGCTTTAAAGGTAAAAGCAGATGGGGTTCATTTAGGACAAGATGATGTCGACCCCAAAAAGGCCAGGGAGATTTTAGGGCTCGATAAGATTATAGGTATCTCTACGCATACTTTAAAACAAGCCCAAGAAGCCAAAATCAATGGAGCAGATTATATTTCCTTTGGCCCCATCTTTAAAACTTCTACTAAAAAGGATGCTTTTAAAGTAAGAGGAGTTGAACTTTTAAGAAGAGTTATTTTAAGGGTAGATCTTCCCATAGTCGCGATTGGTGGAATTAATCGTGAAAATATGAAAGAAGTATTAGGGACAGAAGTAAGTGGAATAGCTTTTATTGCAGAGATCTATAAATCGCCTGAACTTTTAAATAATTTACTAAGCTTAAGGGACATAGCTTACAATACCAGAAAAAGAAAAGATTAA
- the thiC gene encoding phosphomethylpyrimidine synthase ThiC, producing the protein MTQIENAKKGIITEEVKQLSQIEELREEEISKLVAEGKIVIPCNKKRKKKIERLSGIGKGLRTKVNVNIGTSPECLRIDKEVEKVKVAVKYGADAIMDLSIGGDLDKMREEVINNSSLPLGTVPIYQAMIEEIKESGDARNLKINKILKVIERQAKDGVDFITIHAGVTKEALKRLETQKRILGVVSRGGSFLLSWIKYNQRENPIYQGFDEILAIAKEYDLVLSLGDGLRPGCVYDATDQAQIQELIILGELTKRTLEQGVSVMIEGPGHMPMNQIKANVILEKELCLSVPFYCLGPLVTDIAPGYDHITAAIGGAIAAFSGADFLCYVTPSEHLGLPGIEEVKEGIIALRIAAHAADLSKGIKKALDWDIAISKARKNLDWKSQISLAIDPIKANRDRERLSRGDSLTCSMCGEFCAIKMAEGSIGTK; encoded by the coding sequence ATGACTCAAATAGAGAACGCTAAAAAAGGAATTATCACCGAAGAAGTAAAGCAGCTTTCCCAAATAGAGGAGCTAAGAGAAGAAGAGATAAGTAAATTAGTAGCTGAAGGCAAAATAGTTATTCCTTGTAATAAGAAGAGAAAAAAGAAGATTGAAAGGTTATCTGGAATAGGAAAAGGTTTAAGGACTAAAGTAAATGTCAATATTGGCACTTCTCCTGAGTGTCTAAGAATTGACAAGGAGGTTGAAAAGGTAAAAGTTGCTGTTAAGTATGGGGCTGATGCCATCATGGACTTAAGCATAGGGGGAGATTTAGATAAGATGAGGGAAGAAGTAATTAATAATTCTTCTCTGCCCTTAGGAACAGTTCCTATTTATCAAGCGATGATTGAAGAGATTAAAGAAAGTGGAGATGCTCGAAACTTAAAGATTAATAAGATATTGAAGGTGATTGAAAGACAAGCTAAAGACGGGGTAGACTTTATAACCATTCATGCTGGGGTAACTAAAGAGGCTTTAAAGAGATTGGAGACTCAAAAAAGAATATTAGGAGTAGTAAGCAGAGGAGGTTCTTTTTTATTAAGTTGGATCAAATATAATCAAAGAGAAAATCCTATCTATCAAGGATTTGATGAAATATTAGCCATTGCTAAAGAGTATGATCTTGTCTTAAGTTTAGGGGACGGACTGAGACCTGGATGTGTTTATGATGCTACCGATCAAGCTCAAATTCAAGAACTTATTATCTTAGGAGAGCTTACCAAAAGGACATTAGAGCAAGGTGTTTCGGTAATGATTGAAGGACCGGGGCATATGCCGATGAATCAAATAAAGGCTAATGTGATTTTAGAAAAAGAATTATGCCTATCTGTTCCTTTTTATTGTTTAGGCCCTTTGGTTACAGATATTGCCCCAGGTTATGATCATATTACGGCCGCTATCGGTGGGGCGATAGCTGCTTTTTCTGGAGCTGATTTTTTATGTTATGTGACTCCTTCTGAGCATTTAGGTTTACCAGGAATAGAAGAGGTAAAAGAAGGGATTATTGCTTTAAGAATAGCTGCTCATGCGGCTGATCTTTCTAAAGGAATAAAAAAGGCCTTAGATTGGGATATAGCTATCAGTAAGGCTCGCAAAAATTTAGATTGGAAATCTCAAATAAGTTTAGCTATAGATCCGATAAAAGCTAATAGAGATAGAGAAAGGTTATCAAGAGGAGATAGCTTAACTTGTAGTATGTGTGGGGAATTTTGTGCAATAAAGATGGCTGAAGGAAGCATAGGGACAAAATGA
- a CDS encoding HD-GYP domain-containing protein, producing MIYLKPFQRKKSIERACHDTKVRKMVDCIPTIISKDTQRAVINILEQITENAKAGKVTDNHEIRLYAKRLVEEVISNQSAMVNLEKIRNYDKYTLIHSINVCLLSVLTGFELNFSHQELEELALGAILHDLGKILIKDSILNKSDELNSLEFEEMKKHPYHSYCFLSEDTTIGEIPKVIAYQHHERYNGSGYPRSLSGNQINDYAVVTALADVYDALTTDRIYRKGFLPYEAMKIILSSSPQMFCSKITKAFVQSISIYPSGSLVKLNTGDIGIIIRVNKKSLLRPVVRLLLAPGKESYKEINDLDLSKELDYYITSPIEMEIC from the coding sequence ATGATCTACCTAAAACCTTTTCAGAGAAAAAAATCCATAGAAAGAGCTTGTCATGATACCAAAGTCAGGAAGATGGTTGACTGCATTCCAACCATTATTTCTAAAGATACCCAAAGAGCAGTCATTAATATTTTAGAGCAGATTACGGAGAATGCAAAAGCAGGAAAAGTAACGGATAATCATGAAATAAGATTATATGCAAAGAGATTGGTGGAAGAAGTTATCTCTAATCAAAGTGCGATGGTGAATTTAGAAAAGATTAGAAATTATGATAAATATACTCTTATTCATTCTATAAATGTGTGCTTACTTTCGGTCTTAACTGGTTTTGAACTAAATTTTTCTCACCAAGAATTAGAAGAATTAGCCTTAGGTGCTATTCTTCATGATTTAGGCAAGATCTTAATCAAGGACTCTATCTTAAATAAGAGTGATGAATTAAATAGTTTGGAATTTGAGGAAATGAAAAAGCATCCTTATCATAGCTATTGCTTTCTCTCCGAAGACACTACCATAGGAGAGATTCCTAAAGTTATTGCTTATCAGCATCATGAAAGATATAATGGCTCTGGCTATCCTCGAAGCTTATCGGGAAACCAAATTAATGATTATGCGGTAGTAACAGCTTTAGCTGATGTTTATGATGCTTTAACTACTGATAGAATATATCGAAAAGGATTTCTTCCTTATGAAGCAATGAAGATTATCTTAAGCTCTAGTCCTCAAATGTTTTGTTCAAAAATTACTAAAGCTTTTGTCCAAAGTATTTCTATTTATCCTTCAGGGAGCTTAGTTAAGTTAAATACCGGCGATATTGGAATAATTATTAGGGTTAACAAGAAATCGCTCTTACGTCCAGTGGTAAGATTATTGCTCGCTCCTGGTAAAGAAAGCTATAAAGAGATAAACGATCTAGATCTTTCCAAGGAATTAGATTACTATATTACTAGCCCCATAGAAATGGAAATATGTTAG
- a CDS encoding HD domain-containing protein, producing the protein MYSTDGYLFLVSSIIYLIIFGLFLSNSRLLKENKAFLFLCLISLVYCFGSYGFLKIKLEDDFWYWQKIIRVSSLLLPATILMFMIKTTKKKSKINGWLVILGYLISLALILAERKGVYIKGFIKEKDLIIPEAGKYFSYIIGYYVIYGSYTIYLLIDYFKDLKHLNEKRYTRTLILAFLLFVLACGLNVLSLYTKRIGFLSEVTIFATTLFVLFSIVKHNLLQVNLIIRKSFIYAFLTITITFIFLISVLLLERVFEYVFGFHSFLPTIMFVLIMALIFQPLKNKLQLFIDQVFFKEGEDKQKLIRNLSKNVATILDQKALLTSIINIITAIISTEKVSIFLLDQKKKKYFIYTQEGLQKEEISFSFINSLLVFLEEEKKEVLVSQLKEEEMKKSNVYVNLKEDMDKIKAEICIPITYRTNLWGFFSLGRKLSETTYSNEDVDTLWMLANETAISLENIRFHNNAKEQFLSAIKSLVSLNETRNPYLKEHGKNVAYYSAEVAKELGLSLEVIKSIEDGGNLHDIGMFGINDEVLKKEDKLTEEEFALIKNHPKIGKDFLVSHLFPKEIYDAISGHHETLSGDGYPNGLAGNAVLMAARIVAVTTAYNAMRSDRPYRKALSKKEAVHELLMSSGKRFDKKIVDILVKVLDKEDQRKIA; encoded by the coding sequence ATGTATAGTACCGATGGATATCTATTCTTAGTCTCATCAATCATTTATTTAATTATCTTTGGTCTCTTTCTTTCTAATTCGAGACTTCTTAAAGAAAATAAGGCTTTTCTCTTTTTATGTCTTATTTCATTGGTGTATTGTTTTGGATCCTATGGATTTTTAAAGATTAAATTAGAAGATGATTTTTGGTATTGGCAGAAGATTATTCGCGTTAGTTCTTTATTATTACCAGCTACTATCTTGATGTTTATGATCAAGACTACTAAAAAGAAGAGTAAGATAAATGGTTGGCTGGTTATTTTAGGTTACTTAATCTCTTTGGCTTTAATCTTAGCAGAAAGAAAAGGGGTATATATTAAAGGCTTCATTAAAGAAAAAGATTTAATAATTCCTGAGGCAGGTAAATATTTTAGTTACATTATAGGATACTATGTTATTTATGGTAGCTATACTATCTATTTATTGATAGATTATTTTAAAGATTTAAAGCATCTAAACGAAAAAAGATATACCAGAACTCTTATTTTAGCTTTCTTGTTATTTGTCCTTGCTTGTGGCTTAAATGTTTTAAGTTTATATACCAAGAGAATTGGCTTTTTATCAGAAGTAACCATTTTTGCCACCACTTTATTTGTTTTATTTTCTATCGTTAAGCATAATCTATTGCAGGTAAACTTAATAATAAGAAAAAGTTTTATTTATGCTTTTTTGACCATCACCATAACTTTTATCTTTCTAATAAGTGTTCTTTTATTAGAAAGAGTCTTTGAATATGTTTTTGGCTTTCATTCTTTCTTGCCTACGATAATGTTTGTTTTAATTATGGCTTTAATTTTTCAACCCTTGAAGAACAAACTCCAATTATTTATTGATCAGGTCTTTTTTAAGGAAGGTGAAGACAAGCAGAAACTAATAAGAAATTTAAGTAAGAATGTTGCTACTATTTTAGATCAAAAGGCATTATTGACTTCAATAATTAATATTATCACCGCTATTATCAGCACAGAGAAAGTCTCCATTTTTTTATTAGATCAAAAGAAAAAGAAATATTTTATCTATACTCAGGAAGGTTTACAGAAAGAAGAGATAAGTTTTAGTTTTATTAATTCGCTTCTGGTTTTTTTAGAAGAAGAGAAAAAAGAAGTTTTAGTTTCCCAGCTTAAAGAAGAAGAGATGAAAAAGAGTAATGTTTATGTGAACTTAAAAGAAGATATGGATAAAATAAAGGCTGAGATTTGCATTCCTATTACCTATAGAACAAATTTATGGGGATTTTTTTCTTTAGGGAGAAAGTTATCAGAAACTACTTATAGCAATGAAGATGTTGATACTTTATGGATGTTAGCTAACGAAACTGCTATCTCCTTGGAAAATATTCGATTTCATAATAATGCCAAAGAACAATTTTTGTCGGCGATAAAATCTTTAGTTAGCCTTAATGAAACCAGAAATCCTTACCTTAAAGAGCATGGAAAAAATGTAGCTTACTATTCAGCCGAAGTAGCTAAAGAATTAGGACTATCTTTAGAAGTAATTAAATCTATTGAGGATGGAGGAAATTTGCATGACATCGGCATGTTTGGGATAAATGACGAAGTATTAAAAAAAGAAGATAAATTAACGGAAGAAGAGTTCGCTCTGATTAAGAATCATCCCAAGATAGGCAAAGATTTTTTAGTTTCTCATTTATTTCCAAAGGAGATTTATGATGCTATCTCTGGCCATCATGAAACATTATCTGGCGATGGATATCCTAATGGATTAGCAGGAAATGCAGTCTTAATGGCGGCGAGAATTGTAGCGGTAACTACGGCTTATAATGCCATGAGGTCAGATCGACCTTATCGAAAAGCCTTAAGCAAAAAAGAAGCAGTTCATGAGCTTTTAATGAGTAGCGGCAAAAGATTTGATAAAAAAATAGTCGATATCTTAGTTAAAGTATTAGATAAAGAAGATCAAAGAAAGATAGCTTAA
- the acpS gene encoding holo-ACP synthase has translation MIKGLGVDVIEVKRIRKATLRWGDRFLKRVFTANELTYCQKKSNVYQHLAVRFAAKEAVLKAFGIGFGKIFLKEIEVIKDQQGKPEINLLGKAKKMSSQGELLITLSHCQEYALACAIYT, from the coding sequence ATGATCAAAGGTTTAGGAGTAGATGTCATTGAGGTTAAAAGAATAAGGAAGGCCACTTTACGTTGGGGAGACCGCTTTTTAAAAAGAGTCTTTACTGCAAATGAATTAACTTATTGCCAAAAGAAATCTAATGTTTATCAACATTTAGCAGTAAGATTTGCCGCTAAAGAAGCAGTTTTAAAAGCTTTTGGGATAGGTTTTGGTAAAATTTTCCTTAAGGAAATAGAAGTTATTAAAGACCAGCAGGGTAAACCTGAGATTAATCTTTTAGGTAAAGCTAAAAAGATGTCTAGCCAAGGAGAGCTCTTGATTACTCTTTCTCATTGCCAAGAATATGCTTTAGCTTGTGCTATATACACCTAA
- the fmt gene encoding methionyl-tRNA formyltransferase: protein MRILIMATSNFALPSLEALLGSNHQILGLITQVDKPSGRGYKLQSPPTKILALKKNIPVWQFKSIKSQSAYELINGLNLDLIVIIAYGQIIPDQILSLPKKGSINLHASLLPKYRGAAPINWALIKGEKVTGNTIAWVTKQLDAGDIVLQKEHPISLFDNFGILHEILAQKGAKLLLKAIQLIQDTKAPRLPQDETQVSYAPSFKKESLKINWFQPANDIHNFIRAFSPKSGAFTYLQGKKLKILTTLPSQLSSSLSDNSFFPGTITEITKEGFLVATKFDFILVTLVQLEGGRPLPTSQFLRGHQISKGTVLGVLD, encoded by the coding sequence ATGCGTATTTTAATAATGGCTACTTCTAACTTTGCTCTGCCTTCCTTAGAGGCACTCCTTGGGAGTAACCACCAAATTTTAGGACTAATTACCCAGGTAGATAAGCCAAGTGGCCGGGGTTATAAACTTCAAAGTCCTCCTACTAAGATTTTAGCTTTAAAGAAAAATATCCCGGTGTGGCAATTTAAATCTATCAAGAGTCAATCTGCTTATGAGCTTATTAATGGTCTTAATTTAGATTTAATTGTCATTATAGCTTATGGTCAAATTATCCCTGATCAGATCTTATCACTTCCTAAAAAAGGCAGTATCAATCTTCATGCTTCACTGCTTCCTAAGTATCGAGGAGCAGCTCCAATTAACTGGGCTTTAATAAAGGGAGAAAAAGTTACTGGAAATACTATTGCCTGGGTAACCAAGCAATTAGATGCGGGGGATATTGTTTTACAAAAAGAACATCCGATCTCTTTATTTGACAACTTTGGAATCTTACATGAGATATTAGCTCAAAAAGGAGCTAAGTTACTCTTAAAAGCTATCCAACTCATTCAAGATACCAAAGCTCCTCGTCTTCCTCAAGATGAAACCCAAGTTTCTTACGCTCCATCTTTTAAAAAAGAAAGTTTAAAGATAAACTGGTTTCAACCAGCTAATGATATCCATAATTTTATTAGAGCCTTTTCCCCTAAATCAGGAGCTTTTACTTATCTTCAGGGTAAAAAACTTAAGATATTAACCACACTTCCTTCTCAATTATCTTCTTCTTTAAGTGATAATTCTTTTTTTCCCGGAACCATTACCGAGATTACCAAAGAGGGATTTTTAGTAGCCACTAAGTTCGATTTTATCTTAGTCACCTTAGTTCAATTAGAAGGAGGTAGACCTCTGCCTACCTCTCAATTTCTAAGAGGACACCAGATATCCAAAGGTACAGTCTTAGGAGTTTTGGATTAA
- the mtnP gene encoding S-methyl-5'-thioadenosine phosphorylase, translating into MIKEIKVGILGGSGLYQLEGLENITSLKIDTPFGHPSDEITIGVINDTSVAFLPRHGKGHRIMPTEINVKANIYALKSLGVEKIISISAVGSLKEEVRPLDILIPDQIIDQTRFRALSFFGNGVVAHVGMASPYCSTLNKIIYQACQELNYDTHNGGTYLCIEGPQFSTKAESRSYRLLGADIIGMTAIPEAKLAREAEICYSTMAMVTDYDVWHESGEVTIEMVINNLNKNIEKAKNILKEIIPQVANTSYCSCQNALKDAIITPSHLIPEKTKEKLQFLLKRYL; encoded by the coding sequence ATGATCAAAGAAATTAAAGTAGGAATATTGGGTGGAAGTGGTCTTTATCAATTAGAAGGTCTGGAAAATATCACCTCTCTTAAAATAGACACTCCTTTTGGCCATCCTTCTGATGAAATTACCATAGGCGTCATCAATGATACTTCAGTAGCATTTCTCCCTCGCCATGGTAAAGGACATCGAATTATGCCTACAGAAATTAATGTTAAGGCTAATATTTATGCCTTAAAGAGCCTTGGTGTGGAAAAGATTATTAGTATTAGTGCAGTTGGCAGCCTTAAAGAAGAAGTCAGGCCTTTGGATATCTTAATACCTGATCAAATCATTGACCAGACTCGTTTTCGGGCCCTTTCTTTCTTTGGAAACGGTGTTGTAGCCCATGTCGGAATGGCTTCTCCTTATTGCTCTACTTTAAATAAGATTATCTATCAGGCTTGTCAAGAGCTAAATTATGATACTCATAATGGAGGTACGTATCTATGTATCGAGGGGCCTCAATTTTCTACTAAAGCAGAATCAAGAAGTTATCGGCTTTTAGGTGCAGATATTATTGGTATGACTGCTATCCCTGAAGCTAAATTAGCCCGGGAAGCTGAAATTTGTTATAGCACCATGGCCATGGTAACTGATTATGATGTTTGGCATGAAAGCGGGGAAGTAACTATAGAAATGGTAATCAACAATTTAAATAAAAATATAGAAAAAGCTAAAAACATCCTCAAAGAAATTATTCCTCAAGTAGCTAACACTTCTTACTGTTCTTGCCAGAATGCTTTAAAAGACGCTATTATTACTCCTTCCCACTTAATTCCTGAGAAGACCAAAGAAAAATTACAATTTTTGTTAAAAAGATACCTCTAA